One genomic window of Mucilaginibacter sp. SJ includes the following:
- the queA gene encoding tRNA preQ1(34) S-adenosylmethionine ribosyltransferase-isomerase QueA has translation MKLSQFKFNLPESLIAHTPSATRDESRLMVLHKDSGKIEHKIFKDVLDYFDDKDVMILNNTKVFPARLYGNKEKTGATIEVFLLRELNKELRLWDVLVDPARKIRVGNKLYFGDDDLLIAEVVDNTTSRGRTIRFLFDGTDEEFRRNVEILGETPLPKYIKRKATAEDKERYQTIFAKHEGAVAAPTAGLHFSRELMKRLELKGVDFAEVTLHVGLGTFRPVEVEDLTKHKMDSEQFIIEQKQADIVNRGIERKARICAVGTTSMRAIESAVSANKTLKAANDWTSKFIFPPYDFSIANSMITNFHTPESTLLMMISAFGGYEHVMNAYEIAVKEKYRFYSYGDAMLII, from the coding sequence ATGAAATTATCTCAATTTAAATTCAACTTACCTGAATCCCTTATCGCCCATACACCCTCTGCCACCCGCGATGAATCACGTTTAATGGTTTTACACAAAGATTCGGGCAAAATTGAGCATAAAATATTTAAAGACGTGCTGGATTATTTTGATGATAAGGATGTAATGATCCTTAATAATACTAAAGTTTTCCCTGCCCGTTTATATGGCAACAAAGAAAAAACCGGTGCTACTATCGAAGTATTTTTGCTGCGCGAGTTGAATAAAGAATTGCGTTTATGGGATGTACTGGTTGATCCGGCCCGTAAAATACGCGTAGGTAATAAATTATATTTTGGCGATGACGATTTGCTGATTGCAGAAGTTGTTGACAACACCACTTCACGCGGCCGTACCATCCGCTTTTTGTTTGACGGTACCGACGAAGAATTCCGTCGCAACGTTGAAATTTTAGGTGAAACACCGCTGCCTAAATACATTAAACGCAAAGCTACCGCCGAAGATAAAGAGCGTTACCAAACCATTTTCGCTAAACACGAAGGTGCTGTTGCAGCTCCTACAGCCGGGTTACATTTTAGCCGCGAGCTTATGAAACGCCTTGAATTAAAAGGCGTTGACTTTGCAGAAGTTACTTTGCACGTTGGTTTGGGTACCTTCCGCCCCGTTGAGGTTGAGGATTTAACCAAACACAAAATGGATTCGGAGCAATTTATCATTGAGCAAAAACAAGCTGATATTGTAAACCGCGGCATTGAACGCAAAGCACGGATCTGTGCAGTGGGCACAACTTCAATGCGTGCCATTGAATCGGCTGTATCGGCAAACAAAACCCTGAAAGCTGCTAACGACTGGACCAGCAAGTTCATCTTCCCGCCGTATGATTTCAGCATTGCCAACTCAATGATCACCAACTTCCATACTCCTGAGTCAACACTATTGATGATGATTTCGGCATTTGGCGGTTACGAACACGTAATGAATGCATACGAAATTGCCGTAAAAGAAAAATATCGTTTTTACAGCTATGGTGATGCTATGCTGATCATCTAA
- a CDS encoding chitinase — MKPIILSSKLLSLSLIILLSTGFSCGGDSKSSSGSDSNKAVADKPASPKVSMASLLSEKQFNDLFPQRDKFYTYAAFIKAADELGMISIKVTRRATSVYQLIRTDKKTGKKAVVRQDVDWNEEWAKAKPDSTYTIDYGNFCTEYSADVNKKELAAFFAHIAHETRHGVNATYTDGLMLIHESNTSLPYIAENDEYPPVAGKKYYGRGPMQLSYNGNYGYASDCILGDDKILLQNPEMVETDPVIAFKTAIYFWMTPQTHKPSAHDVMTGKWQPNAEDKAEGRTPGFGMTINIVNGEVECNKGENMYNMNDRIGFYQFFLKKLGITDANCACSCGKMKPYHY, encoded by the coding sequence ATGAAACCGATCATATTATCATCCAAGCTGCTCTCTTTATCGCTTATCATCCTGCTTTCAACCGGCTTTAGCTGCGGCGGCGACAGTAAAAGTAGCAGTGGCAGCGACAGTAACAAGGCAGTGGCAGATAAACCGGCCTCTCCTAAAGTAAGCATGGCCAGTTTATTAAGCGAAAAACAATTTAATGATCTTTTTCCGCAACGTGATAAATTTTATACTTATGCTGCCTTTATAAAAGCAGCTGATGAACTTGGCATGATCAGTATAAAAGTAACCCGCCGGGCAACATCCGTTTACCAGTTGATACGTACTGATAAAAAAACAGGCAAAAAGGCGGTTGTGCGCCAGGATGTTGATTGGAACGAAGAATGGGCCAAAGCCAAACCAGATAGCACCTACACCATTGATTATGGCAATTTCTGCACCGAATACAGTGCCGATGTAAATAAAAAGGAACTCGCCGCTTTTTTTGCGCACATCGCGCACGAAACCCGTCATGGCGTAAATGCTACGTATACCGATGGCCTCATGCTGATCCATGAAAGCAATACCAGCTTGCCATACATTGCCGAAAATGATGAATACCCACCTGTGGCCGGTAAAAAATACTATGGCCGCGGACCGATGCAATTGAGCTATAACGGCAATTACGGCTATGCTTCGGATTGTATTTTAGGCGATGATAAAATATTGCTCCAAAATCCCGAGATGGTTGAAACCGACCCTGTAATCGCGTTTAAAACCGCCATTTATTTCTGGATGACGCCCCAAACCCACAAACCATCGGCGCATGATGTGATGACCGGCAAATGGCAACCCAATGCAGAAGATAAAGCCGAAGGCCGCACACCTGGTTTTGGTATGACCATTAATATTGTGAACGGCGAGGTAGAATGCAATAAGGGCGAAAACATGTATAATATGAACGACAGGATTGGCTTTTACCAGTTTTTCCTGAAGAAATTAGGGATTACTGATGCTAATTGCGCTTGTTCGTGCGGTAAAATGAAGCCTTATCATTATTAA
- a CDS encoding serine hydrolase domain-containing protein, whose protein sequence is MKRYLLIISIILTTACKTFAQAGNIIEPEPITSVLQKANMGKVVFEADTIPLEKLQQSDLLTSYEAKTANNLYMRLLLANSLTNYQHSLQPLLSVEQLNQGNFQFVFYVDGRQVYQENLHKGANLPIVKNTRTSIFVPLISSRGEDSWGRFLWGRFMAHGGEDALTTGTHQLKIEVRPYITVPDLKIGELIAQGEIRFTVPAIDLKDAELQPIKPGSGWQVSKEDFDKKKIMEMNALIAGNRFKQITSVVVIRNGKLLIEEYFNGSARDSLHNPRSVGKTFASAMTGIAVHDGYIKSIDQTLKEFYDLKQFSNYSPQKENVTLKSLLTMSSVFDADDNQSDSPGNEENMYPTDDWVKFTLNLKTDSNKKAGRQWNYFTAGVVVLGDILNKSVPGGLDKYSAENLFKPLGISNYRWQYTPQNVPNTAGGLQMRSLDFAKFGQLYKNGGVWNGKQVISQNWVKESFTKHLTLPKDVVGEGFYGYLFWNKTYTVNNKAYETYYCSGNGGNKIFVFTNEPLVVIITAEAYNKPYAHPQVDKMMKDYILPAVLK, encoded by the coding sequence ATGAAACGTTATTTACTCATAATCTCCATTATACTTACAACCGCCTGTAAAACATTCGCGCAGGCGGGCAATATCATCGAACCTGAACCTATAACCTCCGTTCTTCAAAAAGCCAATATGGGTAAGGTTGTTTTTGAGGCGGATACTATCCCGCTTGAAAAACTGCAACAAAGCGATTTGTTAACAAGCTATGAGGCTAAAACTGCCAATAATTTGTATATGAGGCTTTTGCTGGCCAATTCATTAACCAATTACCAGCATAGCTTACAGCCGTTGTTAAGTGTTGAACAGTTGAACCAGGGAAATTTCCAGTTTGTTTTTTATGTGGATGGCAGGCAGGTTTACCAGGAAAACCTGCATAAAGGGGCCAATTTGCCCATCGTAAAAAACACAAGGACCTCCATTTTTGTCCCGCTCATCAGTAGCCGGGGAGAAGATTCATGGGGGCGCTTTTTATGGGGAAGGTTTATGGCCCATGGCGGGGAAGATGCGCTTACTACAGGTACGCACCAGCTCAAAATTGAAGTAAGGCCTTATATTACTGTCCCTGATTTGAAAATAGGTGAGCTGATAGCACAGGGAGAGATCAGGTTTACCGTACCGGCAATTGATCTAAAAGACGCCGAATTGCAACCCATAAAGCCAGGCAGCGGCTGGCAGGTATCAAAAGAAGATTTTGATAAAAAGAAGATTATGGAGATGAATGCCCTTATTGCCGGCAACAGGTTTAAACAGATCACCAGCGTGGTAGTGATCAGGAACGGCAAGTTGCTTATTGAGGAGTATTTTAACGGCAGCGCGCGCGATTCATTGCACAATCCCCGTTCGGTGGGCAAAACATTTGCTTCGGCTATGACGGGGATAGCAGTTCATGATGGTTATATCAAAAGCATTGATCAAACTTTAAAGGAGTTTTATGACCTTAAGCAGTTCAGTAACTACTCGCCTCAAAAAGAAAATGTAACACTAAAAAGCCTGCTTACCATGAGCTCTGTTTTTGACGCGGATGACAACCAAAGTGATTCGCCGGGGAACGAGGAAAACATGTACCCCACCGATGATTGGGTTAAATTCACGCTCAACCTTAAAACAGACAGCAATAAAAAAGCAGGCAGGCAATGGAATTATTTTACAGCGGGCGTGGTGGTATTGGGCGATATTCTGAACAAATCGGTGCCCGGCGGACTTGATAAATATTCGGCTGAAAATCTGTTCAAGCCATTGGGTATCAGTAATTATCGCTGGCAATACACACCGCAGAATGTACCCAATACCGCGGGCGGTCTGCAAATGCGCTCGCTTGATTTTGCCAAGTTCGGGCAATTGTATAAAAATGGCGGTGTATGGAATGGCAAACAGGTAATTTCGCAAAACTGGGTTAAAGAATCATTTACCAAACACCTTACGTTACCAAAAGATGTAGTAGGTGAGGGCTTTTACGGTTACCTGTTCTGGAACAAAACCTATACGGTAAACAACAAAGCTTACGAGACTTACTACTGCTCAGGCAATGGCGGCAATAAGATCTTTGTTTTTACCAATGAGCCGCTGGTGGTTATTATAACCGCCGAGGCCTACAACAAACCTTACGCGCATCCGCAGGTTGATAAAATGATGAAGGATTATATTTTACCGGCGGTATTAAAATGA
- a CDS encoding PAS domain-containing hybrid sensor histidine kinase/response regulator has translation MIKKLLQTMSLKGNSLVMIQNEATVYRLLLIGLFIASPSLHYLCFNNSYDPFWLRAINCFFCAITLFFSFINNKLFYKAGIFATVLSFLVINNCILLGKNGFEHVYLFSAITIFIALTLFCKKSREFIIICEANLAAIITAYFTAPRLAISPAVLIVLILVFTVIAYVSFLVVMAYQYQLKNAVDNVMKLNQSLMTNDAKLRESRNHLNALINSLNDIIFEFDESKTCINVWFNEMTERIVDPRIAIGKTLDKVVGPQKAEKYDRALNYVIENRKPISIEFLSDYDSGHSFTANFTPVFDKTTGYTGRISASVVDITEQKKYERALKENEDLLLEAQNIAKIGNWWYDHESKETFWSANLNNLLEIEDIPAGMNRFQYYMSLVHPDDRENVFEYLASIRTTTQNQLEHKFITPAGNLKYIRIQRGEKKLLSDTATRTFGIIQDITDARLADKAVKLSQLELMEAQAIAKIGNWKYDVASRRLSWSEELNSIYELDQGTSSCQRCFIKLLLKYVHPNDRFIVRSLLRNRLSNMDSSYEYRIITPGGIIKHLAIIAGKRLYNEDGSVRKIIGTLQDITKRKQAELDFRSVESKYRRVLETVNMVAITVNGSGIVTFCNKYLANLVGYTQTEIIGMNWMDNFIPDDLKDFLRSWFINDSFLPHYINPIICRNGEQRIISWQNTVFYDENGVFKETTALGEDITDQEKARQDLIWAKEMAEKSSKFKSEFLSIMSHEIRTPMNAVIGTTNLLLDENPRPEQMEYLNTLKFSGENLLAIINDILDYNKIEAGKLELNNSRFNIHQLIHKIKQSFEPKAAEKELTLQLITDDTIPGDLMGDAMRLSQVLNNLISNAIKFTHTGKVIIRLDKDVITPNTVNIKFAVTDTGIGISPGSFNIVFDPFMQDQQVIDNNYGGTGLGLAITKRLVELHKGSIAVSSELGKGTTFSFAINFTLAPEAAALKQVIVTANTPDNNLQGMNILLVDDNKMNLMIAGKFLRRWNAQVQEASNGQIAVDLVNQNSYDLIIMDLQMPVMNGFEATAIIKQTQPDLPIIALTADAMPETYQQALEAGMCDYLTKPFVPEVLYSKLAKHIKQSA, from the coding sequence TTGATTAAAAAATTACTGCAAACCATGTCGTTAAAAGGTAACTCATTGGTAATGATCCAAAACGAAGCTACCGTTTACCGCCTTTTACTCATAGGCTTATTTATTGCAAGTCCCTCGTTACATTATCTTTGCTTCAACAATTCTTACGATCCTTTTTGGCTAAGGGCTATAAACTGTTTTTTTTGTGCTATCACGCTATTTTTTTCTTTCATTAACAATAAGCTTTTTTATAAAGCGGGGATCTTTGCTACCGTTTTGTCTTTCCTGGTCATAAACAACTGCATTTTACTTGGCAAAAACGGGTTTGAACATGTGTACCTGTTTAGCGCAATAACCATTTTTATTGCCTTAACCCTTTTTTGCAAAAAAAGCAGGGAATTCATAATTATCTGCGAAGCTAACCTTGCGGCTATTATAACCGCCTATTTTACCGCGCCCAGGCTTGCCATTTCACCCGCGGTGCTGATAGTACTTATTTTGGTTTTCACTGTAATAGCCTATGTTTCATTTTTAGTGGTAATGGCTTATCAATACCAGCTAAAAAATGCTGTTGATAATGTGATGAAGCTTAATCAAAGCCTTATGACTAATGATGCCAAGCTGCGTGAAAGCCGCAATCATCTCAACGCGCTTATCAACTCGCTAAATGACATCATTTTTGAATTTGATGAAAGCAAAACCTGTATTAACGTATGGTTTAATGAAATGACCGAGCGTATAGTTGATCCGCGGATAGCGATTGGCAAAACACTCGACAAGGTAGTAGGCCCGCAAAAAGCCGAAAAGTATGACAGGGCCTTAAACTACGTGATAGAAAACCGCAAACCCATATCAATAGAGTTTTTATCTGATTATGACAGCGGGCATTCCTTTACAGCTAACTTTACTCCCGTATTTGATAAAACAACAGGTTATACCGGCCGGATTTCGGCTTCGGTAGTGGATATAACCGAACAAAAGAAATATGAACGGGCCCTTAAAGAAAACGAAGACCTGTTACTGGAAGCTCAAAACATTGCTAAAATAGGCAACTGGTGGTATGACCATGAGAGTAAGGAAACGTTTTGGTCGGCCAACCTCAATAACCTGCTCGAAATTGAAGATATTCCAGCCGGCATGAACCGCTTTCAATATTACATGAGCCTGGTACATCCCGACGACAGGGAGAACGTTTTTGAATACCTTGCGTCCATCCGTACAACAACACAAAACCAACTCGAGCATAAATTTATCACACCGGCTGGCAACTTAAAATATATCAGGATCCAACGAGGCGAAAAGAAATTACTGTCAGACACAGCTACGCGCACATTTGGTATTATCCAGGATATTACCGACGCCCGCCTTGCCGATAAAGCGGTTAAACTAAGCCAGCTTGAACTGATGGAAGCCCAGGCCATTGCTAAAATAGGCAACTGGAAATATGATGTAGCGTCGCGTCGCCTTTCCTGGTCGGAAGAGTTGAACAGCATTTATGAGCTTGATCAAGGTACGTCATCGTGCCAGCGCTGTTTTATAAAGTTGCTGCTTAAGTATGTACATCCTAACGACAGGTTTATTGTCAGGAGCTTACTGCGTAACAGGTTAAGCAACATGGATTCATCCTATGAATACCGCATTATAACTCCGGGGGGCATCATCAAGCACCTGGCCATTATAGCCGGCAAACGCCTGTATAATGAAGATGGCAGTGTACGTAAAATTATAGGCACCCTGCAGGATATTACAAAACGCAAACAGGCCGAGCTTGATTTCAGAAGCGTCGAAAGCAAATACCGGCGGGTGTTAGAAACCGTTAACATGGTAGCCATAACAGTTAATGGCAGCGGTATTGTTACCTTTTGCAATAAATACCTGGCAAACCTGGTAGGATATACCCAGACCGAGATCATCGGCATGAATTGGATGGACAATTTTATTCCCGATGACCTGAAAGATTTTTTAAGGAGCTGGTTTATAAATGACAGTTTTTTGCCGCATTACATAAACCCCATTATTTGCCGTAACGGCGAGCAACGGATCATAAGCTGGCAAAACACAGTATTTTATGATGAGAACGGCGTTTTTAAAGAGACTACAGCACTTGGCGAAGATATAACAGACCAGGAGAAAGCGCGGCAAGACCTGATCTGGGCTAAGGAAATGGCCGAAAAGTCGTCTAAGTTCAAGTCGGAATTTTTATCCATCATGAGCCATGAGATCCGTACGCCGATGAACGCGGTTATTGGCACAACCAACCTGCTGCTTGACGAAAACCCAAGGCCCGAACAGATGGAATACCTCAATACGCTCAAGTTTTCGGGCGAAAATCTGCTGGCCATCATCAATGACATTTTAGATTATAATAAGATTGAGGCCGGCAAACTGGAACTAAATAACTCAAGGTTCAACATTCACCAGCTAATTCATAAAATAAAGCAATCTTTTGAGCCAAAGGCCGCCGAAAAAGAACTAACGCTTCAATTGATAACAGATGATACTATTCCCGGAGATTTAATGGGCGATGCCATGCGGCTGAGCCAGGTACTTAATAACCTGATCAGCAATGCCATTAAATTTACACATACAGGTAAGGTTATTATCCGGTTGGATAAGGATGTGATAACCCCAAACACCGTTAATATTAAATTTGCGGTTACCGATACAGGCATAGGCATTTCGCCCGGAAGCTTCAACATTGTTTTTGATCCTTTTATGCAGGACCAACAGGTGATTGACAATAACTATGGAGGCACCGGCTTAGGCCTCGCTATCACCAAACGGCTGGTTGAGCTGCATAAAGGTTCAATTGCTGTATCAAGCGAACTGGGTAAGGGTACCACATTTAGTTTTGCTATAAATTTCACTCTCGCCCCCGAAGCCGCCGCCCTGAAACAGGTTATTGTTACGGCTAATACTCCAGACAACAACTTACAGGGCATGAATATTTTACTTGTTGACGACAACAAAATGAACCTGATGATAGCCGGTAAATTTTTGAGGCGCTGGAATGCCCAGGTTCAAGAAGCATCAAATGGGCAAATAGCTGTCGACCTGGTTAACCAAAATTCCTATGACCTTATTATTATGGACCTGCAGATGCCCGTTATGAACGGCTTTGAAGCAACGGCCATCATTAAACAAACACAGCCCGATTTGCCTATCATAGCCCTCACGGCCGACGCCATGCCCGAAACCTACCAACAAGCGCTGGAAGCGGGTATGTGTGATTATCTGACTAAACCTTTTGTCCCGGAAGTACTGTACAGCAAATTAGCAAAACATATCAAACAATCAGCGTGA
- a CDS encoding cob(I)yrinic acid a,c-diamide adenosyltransferase: MKIYTKTGDKGFTSLIGGTRVPKHHIRIESYGTVDELNSYIGLIGDQDIDAHDKEVLKQIQDRLFTIGSSLAADPERSRMIIPDLHMSDVEMLEAEMDTMNESLPALKHFILPGGSNVISFCHIARCVCRRAERITVQLAEESTVDEKVNIYLNRLSDYLFTLARKIANADKIAENQWIPRV, from the coding sequence ATGAAAATATATACTAAAACGGGCGATAAAGGGTTTACCTCATTAATTGGCGGTACGCGTGTGCCCAAGCACCATATCCGTATTGAAAGCTATGGCACGGTTGATGAGCTTAACTCGTACATTGGGCTTATTGGTGATCAGGATATTGATGCACATGATAAGGAGGTGTTGAAGCAGATACAGGACAGGTTATTTACAATCGGCTCCTCACTGGCAGCCGACCCGGAGCGGTCACGGATGATTATTCCGGACCTGCACATGAGTGATGTGGAAATGCTGGAAGCAGAAATGGATACCATGAATGAAAGCCTGCCCGCGCTTAAACATTTTATTTTACCGGGTGGCAGTAATGTGATTTCATTTTGCCATATTGCAAGATGTGTTTGCCGCCGTGCCGAGAGGATAACCGTTCAGCTTGCCGAAGAAAGTACAGTTGATGAAAAAGTGAATATTTATCTGAACAGATTGAGTGATTACCTGTTCACTTTGGCCCGCAAAATTGCTAATGCTGATAAAATAGCTGAAAATCAGTGGATACCACGGGTTTAA
- a CDS encoding 2-C-methyl-D-erythritol 4-phosphate cytidylyltransferase, which yields MTTSNLTSHISHLTSQNKNYVIIVAGGSGSRMQSAVPKQFLLLNGKPVLMHTIEAFEQSEAKPAIILVLPATYHTYWQQLIQEYSFTISHQLVTGGETRFHSVKNGLNLITDQEALVAVQDAVRPLTAPYIIDEAYQCAAKHGTAVVAVKSRDSIRQVKEGWSVSLVRDEIYLVQTPQTFRASLLRKAYEQPFDTRFTDDASVVEQYGAEIKLTEGDHSNIKITFPEDIAIAELLLSKKPQL from the coding sequence ATGACAACGTCCAATCTCACATCTCATATCTCACATCTCACATCTCAAAACAAAAACTACGTTATCATAGTAGCTGGGGGTTCGGGCAGCCGGATGCAATCGGCGGTACCTAAACAATTTTTACTGCTTAACGGCAAGCCCGTTTTAATGCATACTATTGAAGCCTTTGAGCAATCGGAGGCGAAACCAGCCATTATACTGGTTTTACCAGCAACTTACCATACTTACTGGCAGCAATTGATTCAGGAATATTCATTTACCATTTCCCATCAGTTGGTTACGGGCGGAGAAACCCGTTTTCATTCGGTTAAAAACGGGCTTAACCTGATTACCGACCAGGAAGCCTTGGTTGCCGTACAGGATGCCGTACGGCCGCTTACTGCACCCTATATTATTGATGAAGCTTACCAATGCGCCGCTAAGCATGGCACGGCCGTAGTGGCCGTTAAAAGCCGCGATTCGATACGCCAGGTAAAAGAAGGGTGGTCGGTAAGCCTGGTCAGGGATGAGATTTACCTGGTGCAAACCCCGCAAACCTTCAGGGCCTCGCTATTAAGAAAAGCTTATGAACAACCATTTGATACCAGGTTTACCGATGATGCCAGCGTTGTTGAGCAATATGGTGCCGAAATAAAACTTACCGAAGGCGATCATAGCAACATCAAGATCACCTTCCCCGAAGATATCGCCATTGCCGAACTGCTTTTAAGCAAAAAGCCACAGCTATAA
- a CDS encoding DUF3347 domain-containing protein, with protein sequence MKIIKGFCFLAALAVAAACNQPAKQQDTAKTDTTAIKPAEAQVADTGNTSDVFKAYIALKDEFIKSDPAGIKTAATALEGKLSGIKGCSETAAVAHQISNAADIKAQREAFLVLSKDVIALVKGAKFKSAPIYVDFCPMADGGKGGYWLSSTKPIVNPYFPEHMKECGTVKEQIN encoded by the coding sequence ATGAAAATAATTAAAGGATTTTGTTTTTTAGCGGCTTTAGCTGTTGCCGCTGCATGTAATCAGCCTGCCAAACAACAGGATACTGCTAAAACAGATACAACTGCTATTAAACCTGCCGAAGCCCAGGTTGCGGATACAGGTAACACCAGTGATGTTTTTAAGGCTTATATCGCTTTAAAAGACGAGTTCATTAAATCGGACCCCGCTGGCATAAAAACAGCCGCCACAGCTTTGGAAGGTAAGCTTTCGGGTATAAAAGGTTGCAGCGAAACAGCTGCTGTAGCACACCAGATAAGCAACGCAGCAGATATTAAAGCCCAGCGGGAGGCGTTTTTGGTATTAAGTAAAGATGTCATCGCTTTGGTAAAAGGTGCGAAATTTAAGTCGGCGCCAATTTATGTTGATTTTTGCCCGATGGCCGATGGGGGAAAAGGGGGCTACTGGCTTTCATCTACCAAACCTATTGTAAATCCGTATTTCCCTGAGCATATGAAAGAGTGCGGAACGGTGAAAGAGCAGATTAACTAA
- a CDS encoding lmo0937 family membrane protein — protein sequence MRGLLYIIAVILVIGWLFGAFIHPFGGGLIHILLVIAIIAVLLGVIRRA from the coding sequence ATGAGAGGCTTATTGTACATTATCGCTGTTATCCTGGTTATAGGATGGCTGTTTGGAGCATTTATACACCCATTTGGAGGTGGTTTGATTCACATATTATTAGTAATAGCTATCATAGCTGTACTTTTAGGTGTAATCAGACGGGCATAA
- a CDS encoding DUF2795 domain-containing protein translates to MYWTLELASHLEDAPWPATKDELIDYAIRSGAPVEVIENLQALEDDGEPYENIEEIWPDYPTKDDFFFNEDEY, encoded by the coding sequence ATGTATTGGACACTTGAACTGGCATCGCACCTTGAAGATGCACCATGGCCCGCAACCAAAGATGAATTAATTGATTATGCTATCCGTTCAGGCGCTCCTGTTGAGGTTATCGAAAACCTTCAGGCACTTGAAGACGATGGCGAACCGTACGAAAACATAGAAGAGATCTGGCCGGATTATCCGACTAAAGACGACTTCTTCTTTAATGAAGATGAGTACTAA
- a CDS encoding ABC transporter permease has translation MLFLKLLRESFLFAGDALRQNKTRTLLSLLGVTIGIFTIIAVQSAVDTLRNNLQNSVNKLGNNSIYVQKWPWVGGSDFPWWKYLQRPESDLRDFNELSRRITTAEALSYEINIDNRTIKYKSNTVEGAQVDAASQDHDKTWNFDLESGRYFTEMESKTGAPITDIGYDIAQALFPDGDAIGKQIKVMGRYVTIVGVFSKQGKDMLGISTDKEVLLPLNFARNLIDIQSSKYGPSIIVRGKKGIPTDDVESEIKGLMRSIRRLRPGADDNFSLNRTTMITQQLDDLFKVVNIAGAIIGGFSILVGGFGIANIMFVSVKERTNIIGIQKSLGAKNYFILLQFLIESVLLCFVGGIIGLFFVYLATFAVKATLDVQVILDAANVTRGLSYSIIIGVIAGIIPAYSASRLDPVEAIRTN, from the coding sequence ATGCTTTTTTTAAAACTTTTAAGGGAAAGTTTTTTGTTTGCCGGCGATGCCCTGCGGCAGAACAAAACACGTACGTTGCTGTCATTACTTGGGGTAACCATTGGTATATTTACTATCATAGCTGTACAATCGGCAGTTGATACCCTGCGTAATAACCTGCAAAACAGTGTTAATAAGCTGGGTAATAACAGTATATATGTGCAAAAGTGGCCATGGGTAGGCGGGAGCGATTTCCCCTGGTGGAAATACCTGCAAAGGCCTGAATCTGACCTTCGCGATTTTAACGAGCTTTCGCGCCGTATCACAACTGCCGAGGCATTATCATACGAAATAAATATTGATAACCGCACCATAAAGTATAAAAGCAACACGGTTGAAGGCGCCCAGGTGGATGCTGCATCGCAGGATCATGACAAAACCTGGAACTTTGACCTTGAGAGCGGTCGTTACTTTACCGAAATGGAATCAAAAACCGGGGCGCCTATAACCGATATCGGTTATGATATAGCCCAGGCCCTTTTCCCCGATGGCGATGCCATAGGTAAGCAGATCAAGGTGATGGGGCGGTATGTGACCATTGTAGGCGTGTTTTCAAAACAGGGTAAGGATATGCTGGGGATCTCCACAGATAAGGAGGTGCTGCTGCCCCTTAACTTTGCCCGCAATTTAATTGACATCCAGAGTTCAAAATATGGCCCTTCAATTATTGTGCGCGGTAAAAAAGGAATCCCGACCGATGATGTTGAAAGCGAGATAAAAGGGCTTATGCGTTCGATCAGGAGGTTAAGGCCCGGCGCTGATGATAATTTTTCGTTAAACCGTACAACCATGATCACCCAACAACTCGACGATCTTTTTAAAGTGGTTAACATTGCCGGTGCTATCATTGGCGGGTTCTCGATTTTGGTTGGTGGTTTTGGTATCGCCAATATCATGTTCGTATCGGTAAAGGAACGCACCAATATCATAGGGATACAAAAATCATTAGGGGCTAAAAACTATTTCATATTATTGCAGTTTTTAATTGAATCGGTTTTGCTTTGTTTCGTGGGCGGGATCATCGGGTTGTTTTTTGTATATCTGGCCACGTTTGCCGTAAAGGCCACTTTAGATGTACAGGTAATACTTGATGCCGCTAATGTTACACGGGGCTTAAGCTATTCAATTATCATAGGGGTAATAGCTGGCATTATTCCCGCGTATTCAGCCTCGAGGCTGGACCCGGTAGAAGCTATCCGCACAAACTAA